A part of Pectinatus sottacetonis genomic DNA contains:
- a CDS encoding ComEA family DNA-binding protein, whose translation MFKKQLIILLLITAAATVSIFYTHYHTSSVSLENKTCITPSGEQNNTIVVYVTGAVNKPGVITLPAGARIVDAVKQCGGLSETADPQGINLAQKIQDEMQIKVPVKTSIETNSVNSSDKNQEKVNINTADATQLSKLPGIGPAMASRIIQYRQKNGAFKTIEQLKNVHGIGTAKLTKIKDRILL comes from the coding sequence ATGTTTAAAAAACAACTTATTATACTACTTCTCATAACCGCCGCAGCAACTGTATCCATATTTTACACTCATTACCATACCAGCAGTGTTTCCCTGGAAAACAAAACTTGTATCACTCCTAGCGGAGAACAAAATAATACCATTGTTGTCTATGTAACAGGTGCTGTAAATAAACCCGGTGTCATTACTCTGCCCGCTGGAGCGCGCATCGTTGATGCAGTAAAACAGTGTGGGGGTTTGAGCGAAACAGCTGATCCACAGGGTATTAATTTAGCCCAAAAAATACAAGACGAAATGCAGATAAAAGTTCCGGTAAAAACATCTATTGAAACAAACAGTGTTAATTCCTCCGACAAAAACCAGGAAAAAGTTAACATTAACACTGCCGATGCCACTCAGCTCAGCAAGCTTCCCGGGATTGGCCCAGCTATGGCCTCCCGCATAATTCAGTACCGCCAAAAAAATGGTGCTTTTAAAACTATAGAGCAACTGAAAAATGTACATGGTATAGGTACTGCCAAACTGACAAAAATAAAAGACAGGATTCTGTTATGA
- a CDS encoding DUF4931 domain-containing protein: MEKNIIEFNTSIGRNKPETIINKNAKCPFCDYTHLENIIDTCGELTLLENKYNVLEDAYQTVLLETRYCGSDIPDYSREHMHRLIHFGIRHWFAMLDSGKYKSVLFFKNYGPLSGGTMRHPHMQIIGLKHTEASLMYEKDEFIGIPVAKRRHVELNVSTQPRLGFCELNILTTNNSETDTIADFIKISVDYIMNHFNKRCKSYNIFFYRIDGYITVKIMPRFPTSPLFIGYNLRLRPNNLHVIAKEMQKLYSNVL; encoded by the coding sequence ATGGAAAAAAATATTATAGAATTTAATACATCAATAGGCAGAAATAAGCCAGAAACAATTATTAACAAAAATGCTAAATGTCCCTTTTGTGATTATACTCATCTTGAAAACATCATTGATACCTGTGGTGAATTAACATTACTAGAAAATAAATACAATGTTTTAGAAGATGCTTATCAGACAGTCCTTCTAGAAACACGCTATTGTGGAAGTGATATTCCTGATTACAGTAGGGAGCATATGCACAGACTCATACATTTTGGCATCAGACACTGGTTTGCTATGCTTGATTCAGGCAAATATAAATCTGTACTATTTTTCAAAAACTATGGTCCATTATCTGGTGGTACCATGCGCCATCCCCATATGCAGATAATCGGTCTAAAGCATACAGAGGCTTCACTAATGTATGAAAAAGACGAATTCATTGGCATTCCCGTCGCTAAAAGGCGCCATGTAGAACTCAATGTATCTACGCAACCGCGCCTGGGTTTTTGTGAGCTAAATATCCTTACAACAAATAACAGTGAAACTGATACTATTGCTGATTTTATAAAAATATCGGTCGACTATATAATGAATCATTTTAACAAACGTTGTAAAAGTTATAATATATTTTTCTATCGAATTGATGGCTATATTACTGTGAAAATAATGCCTCGGTTTCCTACTTCACCACTTTTTATTGGCTACAATCTACGGCTGCGCCCTAATAATCTTCATGTAATAGCAAAAGAAATGCAAAAATTATATTCCAATGTTTTATAA
- a CDS encoding putative polysaccharide biosynthesis protein, with protein sequence MKQVLTINTQTTTEKENDKNKSFLKGTLILTVAGIVVKVIGSLNWIFVSRVLGGEGIGLYQMAFPIYFLAFNISTAGVPIAISIITAEHVALKDIWGAKRVFHISMTLMFFTGILCSLLTYFGAQWLIDWHFIRDPRAYYAVVALSPAIFFVTILASSRGYLQGWQRMTPTGVSQIVEQIFRVITMILFAQLLLPYGLEYAAAGASLGAVAGAVAGLLVLIYFHWQLNKDISKKYGTHLAPPPNTKVESVGRIMKRIFKLSLPVSATSIMLPIVANLDLMIVPQRLEVAGYTVNEATKLFGYLTGMAVPLVNLATILTAALAISIVPAISEARMLRNYDSCFKQTAGAIRIANFICFPAFVIVFILAVPIASLIYNAPGAGPAVWVSAFSIVLLGLHQITTAVLQGLGHPTVPMVNMIIAAIAKVILNWTLTAQPSLGIMGAAWATAADIGIAALINLYFLHKYIGYKIEFKQVAKNIMAAAVMAVIIYATYHLIMFKLSSNAIATLSSVFVGAVAYIVVLLLVRGILESDMEAIPVVGKFAIKGLRKIGVFKEASQE encoded by the coding sequence ATGAAGCAGGTGCTGACGATAAATACACAAACTACTACTGAAAAAGAAAATGATAAAAATAAATCCTTTCTAAAAGGAACACTTATATTAACAGTAGCCGGAATCGTTGTTAAGGTTATAGGGTCATTGAACTGGATATTTGTGTCACGTGTTTTGGGTGGAGAGGGAATAGGGCTATATCAAATGGCATTTCCCATTTACTTTTTGGCGTTTAATATTTCTACTGCTGGAGTGCCAATTGCTATTTCTATAATTACAGCTGAACATGTGGCACTAAAGGATATATGGGGTGCCAAACGGGTTTTTCATATATCTATGACATTGATGTTTTTTACAGGTATTTTATGCAGTTTGTTAACATATTTTGGTGCGCAATGGCTTATAGACTGGCATTTTATCCGGGATCCACGTGCTTATTATGCGGTTGTGGCATTGTCTCCAGCAATATTTTTTGTTACTATTCTAGCAAGTTCACGTGGTTATCTGCAAGGCTGGCAACGAATGACACCAACAGGGGTATCGCAGATCGTAGAACAGATTTTTCGTGTTATAACGATGATATTGTTTGCACAGCTTTTACTGCCTTATGGCTTGGAATATGCTGCTGCTGGAGCGAGTCTGGGAGCTGTAGCTGGAGCTGTGGCTGGTCTGCTTGTCTTAATATATTTTCATTGGCAGTTAAACAAAGATATCAGTAAGAAATATGGAACACATCTTGCTCCTCCACCTAATACGAAAGTTGAATCGGTTGGCCGGATAATGAAAAGAATATTCAAATTATCATTACCTGTTTCAGCAACAAGTATTATGCTGCCGATTGTGGCTAATCTTGATTTGATGATAGTACCGCAAAGACTTGAAGTGGCTGGTTACACAGTCAATGAAGCAACTAAGTTATTCGGGTATTTGACAGGGATGGCGGTGCCGCTGGTCAATCTGGCCACGATATTGACAGCGGCACTAGCAATAAGTATTGTGCCGGCTATTTCAGAAGCACGGATGCTGAGAAATTATGATAGCTGTTTCAAACAGACTGCTGGTGCGATACGCATAGCAAATTTTATTTGTTTCCCGGCTTTTGTAATTGTTTTTATATTAGCAGTACCAATAGCTAGTCTTATTTATAATGCTCCTGGAGCTGGACCAGCTGTATGGGTATCGGCTTTTTCGATAGTTCTACTAGGTCTACACCAGATTACCACAGCTGTTTTACAGGGACTGGGGCATCCTACGGTTCCCATGGTGAATATGATTATTGCGGCAATTGCCAAAGTCATTTTGAATTGGACGCTCACAGCGCAGCCTTCGCTGGGAATTATGGGAGCTGCATGGGCAACAGCTGCGGATATAGGAATTGCCGCACTTATTAATTTATATTTTCTTCATAAATATATAGGGTATAAAATAGAGTTTAAACAGGTAGCAAAAAATATCATGGCCGCGGCGGTAATGGCAGTGATAATTTATGCGACCTATCATCTGATCATGTTTAAGCTGTCTAGTAATGCTATTGCAACATTAAGTTCTGTATTTGTAGGTGCTGTTGCCTATATAGTAGTTCTTTTATTAGTGAGAGGAATTTTGGAAAGCGATATGGAAGCCATCCCAGTGGTTGGTAAATTTGCTATAAAGGGTCTGCGGAAAATAGGTGTGTTTAAAGAAGCATCTCAGGAGTAA
- a CDS encoding diacylglycerol/lipid kinase family protein: MKKFVLAYNPVSGDAMFKRKLDQLIAVFQERYCILVPYRTGLHNEDFVRVVSMIKPEGIIIAGGDGTLNEIINIMLKNKIDLPIAVIPSGTSNDFASGLSLNLSEFELYLDAIIAKNTMSVDVGYTGDKYFINVASAGTLTSVAHDVDRRLKMTFGKLAYYLRGIGELPRFRALDMMVETDGIIKRVSAFFVLIVNSNVVAGLKNVSVNAKLNDGKLDLIMLKQCKLSELVAFTAETVAGKAVVGNKNIEYIQAAAIKISSNKIVESDIDGEPGPVLPLDIKTIPLAINIYIK, encoded by the coding sequence ATGAAAAAATTTGTTCTTGCCTATAATCCGGTGTCAGGAGATGCTATGTTTAAACGAAAACTGGATCAGCTGATTGCAGTGTTCCAGGAACGATATTGTATTCTGGTACCATATAGAACGGGGTTACATAATGAAGATTTTGTAAGAGTTGTCAGTATGATAAAGCCAGAAGGAATTATAATTGCTGGCGGTGATGGAACTCTCAACGAAATTATAAATATAATGCTAAAAAATAAGATAGACCTGCCTATTGCGGTTATACCAAGTGGGACGTCAAATGATTTTGCTTCGGGGCTGTCATTGAATTTAAGTGAATTTGAATTATATTTGGATGCAATTATTGCGAAGAATACTATGTCTGTGGATGTTGGTTATACTGGCGATAAATATTTCATAAATGTGGCAAGTGCAGGAACACTTACTTCTGTGGCGCATGACGTTGACCGGAGGCTGAAAATGACTTTTGGTAAGTTGGCATATTATTTGCGGGGCATAGGTGAGTTGCCGAGATTTCGGGCACTTGATATGATGGTGGAAACTGATGGAATAATAAAAAGGGTAAGCGCATTTTTTGTGCTTATAGTTAATAGTAATGTAGTAGCTGGACTAAAAAATGTTTCAGTAAATGCTAAATTGAACGATGGTAAGCTCGATCTGATAATGCTTAAACAGTGTAAACTATCTGAATTAGTGGCTTTTACCGCAGAAACGGTTGCGGGTAAAGCTGTGGTTGGTAATAAAAATATTGAATATATTCAGGCAGCGGCGATAAAGATTAGTAGTAATAAAATTGTTGAAAGCGATATAGACGGAGAACCGGGACCAGTGCTGCCGTTAGATATAAAAACAATACCATTGGCAATTAATATATACATAAAATAA
- a CDS encoding acetyl-CoA carboxylase biotin carboxylase subunit encodes MFKRILIANRGEIAVRIIRACKEMGIQSVAVYSDEDKDAMHVKLADLAYNIGPADAALSYLNYNALMRAALDTEADAVHPGYGFLSEDADFAERVTKAGMTWIGPHPETIRQVGDKDIARAAMVPSGIPMSKGSDPLIDEEDAIKKAAEVGYPVILKPVAGGGGKGMIVANSEDDLKKILHITNLKDIKYYFEHYINHSRHIEVQIIADNYGTVLQLGERECSLQRRNQKLLEESPSVALTPDMRRRVGDLAIKAAKSVHYSNIGTVEFLLNLHDNDFYFMEINPRVQVEHAITEAVTGIDLVRTQIRIAAGEPLDIKQSDIKNTGHAIECRINAEDPENNFLPSPGKVNFFIEPGGPRVRVDSGVCAGLSISPYYDSMIAKIIVHGRTRGDAIKIMQRALDEFTIDGIKTTIPLHKKILRDPYFRTGNIDTRFIKDHFSKYHYTKPISKETISKSEPPVLPNTQTKQEDEKHEDPSEWSQEKVDNDMRIAINSGLYYM; translated from the coding sequence TTGTTTAAACGCATTTTAATTGCTAATCGTGGTGAAATTGCTGTCCGTATCATCAGGGCTTGCAAAGAAATGGGCATTCAATCTGTTGCCGTATATTCCGATGAAGATAAGGACGCTATGCATGTCAAGTTGGCCGATCTAGCTTATAATATTGGTCCGGCTGATGCTGCCTTATCATATTTAAATTATAATGCTTTAATGCGGGCAGCCCTTGATACCGAAGCTGATGCTGTACATCCTGGTTATGGTTTTCTATCTGAAGATGCCGATTTTGCTGAACGTGTAACAAAAGCCGGTATGACTTGGATAGGACCTCACCCAGAAACTATCCGGCAAGTTGGCGACAAAGATATTGCCCGTGCCGCAATGGTTCCCTCTGGGATTCCCATGTCTAAAGGCAGTGATCCACTTATTGATGAAGAAGATGCTATAAAAAAAGCTGCTGAAGTAGGTTATCCTGTAATTTTAAAACCTGTTGCTGGCGGTGGCGGTAAAGGAATGATCGTAGCTAATAGTGAAGATGATTTAAAAAAGATATTACATATCACCAATTTAAAAGATATTAAATATTACTTTGAACACTATATCAATCATTCACGCCATATAGAAGTGCAAATCATAGCCGATAATTATGGCACGGTCCTTCAATTAGGTGAACGGGAATGTTCTCTGCAGCGCCGTAACCAAAAGCTACTGGAAGAATCGCCTTCGGTGGCCTTAACTCCTGATATGCGCAGACGTGTAGGAGATTTAGCTATAAAAGCTGCTAAGAGTGTTCATTACAGTAACATCGGTACAGTAGAATTTTTACTAAATCTGCATGATAATGACTTTTATTTCATGGAAATAAATCCACGTGTACAGGTAGAACATGCTATAACTGAAGCAGTTACCGGTATTGATCTAGTGCGTACCCAGATACGTATTGCTGCAGGTGAACCACTTGATATTAAACAATCTGACATAAAAAATACCGGGCATGCTATTGAATGCCGTATAAATGCAGAAGATCCAGAAAATAATTTTCTTCCATCACCAGGAAAAGTAAATTTCTTTATTGAACCAGGCGGTCCGCGTGTGCGCGTTGACAGTGGCGTATGTGCCGGTCTTAGTATCTCTCCATATTATGATTCCATGATAGCAAAAATCATTGTACATGGGCGGACCCGTGGCGATGCTATTAAAATCATGCAACGTGCTTTGGACGAATTTACCATTGATGGGATTAAAACAACTATTCCCCTGCATAAAAAAATATTGCGTGACCCTTACTTCCGTACTGGCAATATTGATACACGCTTCATAAAAGATCATTTTTCTAAATATCATTATACCAAGCCAATTTCTAAAGAAACCATTTCCAAATCTGAGCCGCCTGTTTTACCAAATACTCAGACAAAACAAGAAGATGAAAAACATGAGGATCCTTCTGAATGGTCCCAGGAAAAAGTAGACAATGATATGCGTATCGCTATAAATTCGGGATTATATTATATGTAA
- a CDS encoding Gfo/Idh/MocA family protein produces MNLGIVGTGGIVVTCLDALHNVDTIFPCAICARPKSRQKASLLADKYNIKSIFTDYDAMLADNSIDFIYIGIINNMHYKYAKKALMAGKHIICEKPVTSHIDELNTLIAMAEKNNLFFFEAITLLYSPNYQFIRKHLPDLGPLKIIQANYFQYSSRYDNFLKGIVLPAFDPKLSGGCLYDLNIYNLHFVIGLLGMPLSATYYPNIASNGIDTSGTVILTYNDTIATCSAAKDSESISGVLIQGEKGYIHLNGPTNICRNTILKTNNNYEAFDGEQYDNRMTDEFIAFNQIYKDNDLSSCYKLLKHSQNVMRVLTNVRINAGIKFAADNHNL; encoded by the coding sequence TTGAATTTAGGAATAGTAGGTACTGGTGGTATTGTTGTAACATGCTTAGATGCATTACATAATGTAGACACTATTTTTCCCTGCGCAATATGCGCACGCCCTAAAAGCAGGCAAAAAGCCTCTTTACTCGCTGACAAATACAACATCAAAAGTATTTTTACTGATTATGACGCCATGCTCGCAGATAATAGCATTGATTTTATTTATATAGGTATTATTAATAATATGCATTACAAATATGCTAAAAAAGCTCTTATGGCCGGAAAACATATTATATGTGAAAAACCAGTTACTTCGCATATTGATGAATTAAATACTTTAATAGCTATGGCAGAAAAAAATAATTTATTCTTTTTTGAAGCTATAACTTTATTATATTCTCCCAATTACCAATTTATCCGCAAACATTTACCAGACTTAGGTCCTTTAAAAATTATTCAGGCCAATTATTTTCAATATTCCAGCCGCTATGATAACTTTCTTAAAGGAATTGTCCTTCCGGCATTTGATCCTAAACTCTCTGGTGGATGCCTATACGATTTGAATATATATAATCTGCATTTCGTCATCGGCTTACTGGGAATGCCCTTGTCAGCAACATATTACCCCAATATTGCCAGTAACGGTATTGATACTTCTGGTACAGTCATTTTAACTTATAACGATACCATTGCCACTTGCAGTGCCGCAAAAGATTCTGAAAGTATCAGCGGTGTACTTATCCAGGGAGAAAAAGGTTATATTCATTTAAATGGTCCCACTAATATCTGCCGCAATACCATATTAAAAACCAATAATAATTATGAAGCTTTTGATGGGGAACAATATGATAATCGCATGACAGATGAATTTATTGCCTTTAACCAAATATATAAAGATAATGATTTATCTTCCTGTTATAAATTACTTAAACATTCACAGAATGTAATGCGTGTCCTGACCAATGTAAGAATTAACGCTGGTATTAAATTTGCTGCTGATAATCATAATTTATGA
- the addA gene encoding helicase-exonuclease AddAB subunit AddA produces MPWSKEQKEAITVRGKDILVAAAAGSGKTAVLVERIMNLLLYDKMDINEILVVTFTNAAAAEMRDRIGKKLEENLSLAAQDGHVDIVKKLERQLILLNAADISTLHSFCQSIIRRNFHKIDVDPKFRLAGEQEITLLKQDVLAELLQEEYERDNNELFLQFVDSYGSERGDDAVYEIILHVYEYAVSQPFPQQWLNELPRHFMLAANGKIEDTIWMDIAKADIKEGLEECFCLNSAMEKAVTQAGSKVKAIAEDFVLLTDISDVLLSSWKDLYIVMSELKFSVMRLPEDIPDELKEWLKSKRKRIKDIIFSLTKDFFQMPPEKLMQDLRGQQANIEFICALTNEFMRNFGMAKHERTIADFDDLEHFALQILAAPESTAHKLLPTEQAKELHKKYKEIMVDEYQDTNGVQEAIISLAAGENHNKFLVGDVKQSIYRFRLAEPRLFLEKYNNYPQKPEFHQRIDLIKNFRSRENILQAVNFIFFQTMTEKAAEINYGEKEALSCGLPYPDDDNSLAGPVELILLEKDKKLLSICTETGEDDDENLTGFGVEADCIAKRIKKLINEGKKVFDKKSGRYRLLTYKDIVILMRSVVGKADKLLEVLRDNDIPSYAAVNSGYFAETEVRIMISLLQIIDNPHQDIPLAAVLYSPIVNLTTEELGQIRLCDADSDLFSALMKACQAGVTVDVELKDKLAEFLQHLKQWRSLARQCSVPELIWQLYDDTGYYDYCAGMPSGLLRQANLRMLYDRAADYEETDYRGLFRFLRFVDKMKKNGNDLSVARTLGENEDVVRIMTIHKSKGLEFPVVIIADLGKKINLADSRQALLIHKKYGLGPYVYDNRYNVRYPTFARQTIARQIIKESKAEELRVLYVAMTRAREKLILTGTVRNIEKAAAGWCENLADALTLPAYKVLNANTYLDWICPALSRHKDGQVFFQLCKQLQPEKNISLPYENSSWKIKIKESFTAKTKKEAVDAVNVFKMIKKKQFFPATTSKDWVDRRLSWHYPEQFNIDIPSKLSVTEIKHRLEPVDDAVNLFADNDYVRPQFLQKSSAMTGSEYGTLMHSVMQHLALTGSFTEEEIKEQLNKMAADEIILPSHIAYVNCQSIRKFIYSPIGKRMRCSNNVRREMQFSRMLAAARFYDVPSDKKIFIQGVVDLLFSEDDGLVLVDYKTDNCTVGDAVRRYNVQLNLYSQAVADILKEKVKERYLYLFHSGEIIRI; encoded by the coding sequence ATGCCATGGTCAAAAGAGCAAAAGGAGGCTATAACAGTACGCGGGAAAGATATTCTTGTAGCAGCAGCAGCTGGGTCGGGTAAAACAGCTGTTTTAGTGGAAAGAATTATGAACTTGCTCTTATATGATAAGATGGATATAAATGAAATTTTGGTTGTTACATTTACAAATGCGGCAGCAGCTGAGATGCGGGATCGTATAGGGAAAAAACTGGAGGAAAATTTATCTCTGGCAGCACAGGATGGGCATGTGGATATAGTTAAAAAATTAGAGCGCCAGCTTATATTGCTTAATGCAGCAGATATATCTACACTTCATTCATTTTGCCAAAGTATTATACGACGAAATTTTCATAAGATAGATGTTGATCCTAAGTTTCGTTTGGCAGGAGAACAGGAAATAACGCTGTTGAAACAGGATGTATTGGCAGAATTGCTGCAGGAAGAGTATGAGCGGGACAACAACGAGTTGTTTCTGCAATTTGTTGATTCTTATGGTAGTGAACGCGGCGATGATGCAGTATATGAAATAATTCTGCATGTTTATGAATATGCAGTAAGCCAACCTTTTCCACAGCAATGGCTCAATGAACTACCACGTCATTTTATGCTCGCAGCTAATGGTAAAATAGAAGATACTATATGGATGGATATAGCAAAAGCTGATATAAAAGAGGGATTGGAAGAATGTTTTTGCCTTAATTCAGCAATGGAAAAAGCAGTAACACAGGCGGGCAGTAAAGTGAAAGCAATTGCTGAAGATTTTGTTTTATTGACGGATATAAGTGATGTGTTGTTGTCATCATGGAAAGATTTATATATTGTTATGAGTGAACTGAAATTTTCAGTGATGCGCCTGCCGGAAGATATACCTGATGAACTTAAGGAATGGCTGAAGAGTAAACGAAAAAGAATAAAAGATATAATTTTCTCTTTGACAAAGGATTTTTTTCAGATGCCGCCTGAAAAGTTGATGCAGGATCTGCGGGGACAGCAGGCTAATATAGAATTTATATGTGCTTTGACAAATGAATTCATGCGGAATTTTGGGATGGCTAAGCATGAAAGAACGATTGCTGATTTTGATGATTTAGAGCATTTTGCGCTTCAAATTCTTGCAGCCCCGGAATCTACGGCACATAAACTTTTGCCTACAGAACAGGCGAAAGAGCTGCATAAGAAATATAAGGAAATAATGGTAGATGAATATCAGGATACCAATGGAGTACAAGAGGCAATTATATCTTTGGCTGCGGGAGAAAATCATAATAAGTTTTTGGTAGGGGATGTAAAACAAAGTATTTATCGTTTTCGTCTGGCTGAACCTAGGCTGTTTCTGGAGAAATACAACAATTATCCGCAAAAGCCTGAATTCCATCAGCGAATAGATTTGATAAAAAACTTTCGCAGTAGGGAAAATATCCTGCAGGCTGTGAATTTTATATTTTTTCAAACTATGACAGAAAAAGCAGCGGAAATAAATTATGGAGAAAAAGAAGCTTTATCCTGTGGTTTGCCGTATCCTGACGATGATAATTCGTTGGCAGGGCCTGTGGAACTTATTTTGCTTGAGAAAGATAAAAAGTTGTTGTCCATTTGCACGGAAACAGGAGAAGATGATGATGAAAATTTAACAGGGTTCGGGGTGGAGGCTGACTGTATAGCTAAACGCATAAAAAAATTAATTAATGAAGGGAAAAAAGTTTTTGATAAAAAAAGCGGCAGATACAGGCTTTTAACCTATAAGGATATAGTTATTCTTATGCGATCAGTGGTAGGTAAGGCTGATAAATTGCTAGAGGTTTTGCGCGATAATGATATCCCTTCATATGCAGCAGTAAACAGCGGTTACTTTGCGGAAACAGAAGTGCGGATTATGATTTCGTTGTTACAGATAATAGATAATCCCCATCAAGATATTCCTTTGGCCGCAGTATTATATTCACCAATAGTAAATTTAACAACAGAAGAATTAGGACAGATAAGGCTGTGTGATGCTGACAGTGACTTATTTAGTGCGTTAATGAAAGCTTGTCAGGCTGGTGTAACGGTGGATGTTGAATTAAAAGATAAACTGGCTGAATTTTTACAGCATTTGAAGCAGTGGCGGTCATTGGCCAGGCAATGCAGTGTACCTGAACTTATATGGCAGTTATATGATGATACCGGATATTATGACTATTGCGCCGGCATGCCGAGCGGTTTATTGCGCCAGGCTAATTTACGCATGCTCTATGATAGAGCCGCGGACTACGAAGAAACAGATTACCGGGGATTATTTCGTTTTCTGCGGTTTGTAGATAAGATGAAAAAAAACGGTAATGATCTTTCTGTAGCCAGGACATTGGGAGAAAATGAAGATGTAGTCAGAATAATGACAATCCATAAGAGCAAAGGCTTAGAGTTTCCAGTAGTAATAATTGCTGATTTAGGGAAAAAAATAAATTTAGCAGACAGCCGGCAGGCATTGCTCATTCATAAAAAATATGGATTGGGACCGTATGTATATGATAATAGATATAATGTGAGGTATCCTACTTTTGCCAGACAAACTATTGCCCGCCAGATAATTAAAGAAAGCAAGGCTGAAGAGTTACGTGTTCTTTATGTAGCAATGACAAGAGCCAGGGAGAAACTTATATTGACAGGAACGGTCAGAAATATAGAAAAGGCAGCAGCGGGCTGGTGTGAAAATTTGGCCGATGCGCTGACATTGCCAGCTTACAAAGTTCTCAATGCCAACACTTATCTCGATTGGATATGTCCAGCATTATCGAGGCATAAAGATGGACAGGTCTTTTTTCAATTATGTAAACAGCTACAGCCGGAAAAGAATATCAGTCTGCCATATGAAAATTCTTCATGGAAGATAAAGATAAAAGAAAGTTTCACTGCGAAAACAAAAAAAGAAGCTGTTGATGCAGTGAATGTATTTAAAATGATAAAAAAGAAGCAGTTTTTTCCTGCTACAACTAGTAAGGATTGGGTAGATAGACGTTTAAGCTGGCATTATCCAGAGCAGTTTAATATAGACATACCTTCAAAATTATCGGTAACAGAAATAAAACATCGGCTTGAGCCAGTAGATGATGCAGTAAATCTTTTTGCCGATAATGATTATGTCCGGCCACAGTTTCTGCAGAAAAGTTCAGCTATGACAGGATCTGAATATGGTACGCTTATGCATAGTGTAATGCAGCATTTAGCGTTAACAGGATCTTTTACCGAGGAAGAAATAAAAGAACAGTTGAATAAGATGGCTGCTGATGAAATTATATTGCCAAGTCATATTGCCTATGTCAACTGTCAATCTATTCGCAAGTTTATCTATTCTCCTATAGGTAAACGGATGCGGTGTTCTAATAACGTACGGCGGGAAATGCAATTTTCCCGTATGCTTGCAGCAGCTAGGTTTTATGATGTCCCTTCTGATAAGAAGATATTTATCCAAGGAGTAGTTGATTTGTTATTTAGTGAGGATGATGGGTTGGTCCTGGTAGATTATAAAACAGATAATTGTACAGTTGGAGATGCTGTACGCAGGTATAATGTCCAGCTGAATCTGTATAGTCAAGCTGTGGCTGATATCCTAAAAGAAAAAGTAAAGGAACGTTATTTATACTTGTTCCATAGTGGTGAGATTATCAGAATTTGA